TATAACAGCATGGGAACTCTCAAGGGCAGGAATAATACCCTCTGTCCGTGAAAGAAGCATAAAACCTTCAAGGGCTTCTTCATCTGTTGCTGTTATATACTCTGCCCTTCCTATTTCCTTCAGGTATGCATGCTCCGGACCAACCCCCGGATAATCGAGACCTGCAGATATGGAATGGGTTTGCTCTATCTGTCCCCACTCGTTCTGGAGGAAATAAGATTTCATTCCGTGGAGAACTCCTACAGAACCACCATTTATACTCGCAGCATGCTGTCCTGTTTCAAGACCGTATCCGGCAGCTTCAACTCCAACAAGCCTAACATTCTCCTCCTGTATAAAAGGATAAAACATCCCGATAGCATTACTACCTCCCCCTACGCATGCAACAACAGCATCAGGAAGTCTGCCTTCTATCTCAAGAATCTGCTCTTTTGTTTCCCTTCCTATTACAGACTGGAAATCTCTAACTATAACCGGAAATGGATGGGGACCCAGAGCCGAGCCTATAACATAATGTGTTGTTCTTACATTTGTTACCCAGTCCCTTAAAGCCTCATTAACAGCATCTTTTAGCGTTCTACTTCCAGACTTCACTATCTCCACTCTTGCCCCAAGAAGCCTCATCCTGAAAACATTAAGAGCCTGTCTTTCTGCATCTTCTTCTCCCATATAAACAACACATTCAAGACCAAATAAAGAAGCAGCCGTTGCTGTAGAAACACCGTGCTGTCCTGCTCCTGTTTCTGCAATTATTCTTTTTTTGCCTAATCTTTTTGTAAGTAAAACCTGTCCCAGTGTGTTATTTATCTTATGTGCACCTGTATGGAGGAGATCTTCTCTTTTTAGATATATCTTTGCCCCTCCAACAGCCTCAGTAAGTCTGTGGGCATAGTAAAGGATTGTAGGTCTACCTGCATACTCCTGCAAGTAATAGACAAGTTCTCTCTGGAAGTCTCCATCGTTTTTTATTTTTTCATATTTTTCTTCAAGTTCCTCAAGAGCCGGAATAAGTGTCTCAGGTAAGAACTTACCTCCAAATATACCAAAGTATCCTTTGCTGTCTGGAAAGTTATAGCCCATTGCTTTCTCCTGTATCTTCTGGATTTATATCAAATAAAAATTCGTTCTCTTCCTTTTCATAAATCGGTTTAATAATTATATTACCTGAACAGTCTATTTTAGGCTCTGTCCCTTTAATAAAGAGTATATCCTCTGAAGGACATATACCGTCAGATAGCGTTTTTGTTTCAGTGTCTATCGGGATATATACAGTGTCTGGAGAGAGCTCAAAATCAGCTACTTCCTTATCTGCATGGGCTGTTGCCATCAAATCAATCCATATAGGGAGAGCTGCCTTGGCTCCTGTCATTCTCCATCCTATTTTTTTCTTAAAGTCATAACCTACCCATACTACAGTCGTAAGCTCAGTGGAAAATCCTGCAAACCATGCATCTGTGTAATCATTTGTTGTTCCTGTTTTTCCTGCAACAGGAAAACCAAGTATCTTTGCTTTTTTACCTGTTCCTTCTTTTATAACAGCCTTCAGAAGATCTACCATAACAGAGTTAACATCTTCAGGTATTACCCTTTCACATTTTTTCTCATGCTGGTAAATAATATTCCCGTTAGGATCTTCCACTTTTTCTATAAAGTAAGGTTCGCATCTAACCCCATTATTTGCAAATGTAGAGTAAACAGAGGCAAGCTCAAGGGGAGATACATCAATACTTCCAAGAACAAGGGATGGTACTCTTGGTATTTTTGTTTTGATACCTAACTTGTAAGCAAGGGATATAACAGGCTCGTAACCAACCTCGAGGAAAAGATTAACAGAAGCTGCATTTAAACTTTTTGTTAAAGCCTCTCTCAATGTTACTTTCCCATGATACTCACCTTCATAATTTCTCGGTATCCATTCCTCAAATCTATCAGGATCCCATATAGCAACCGGTTCATCATCTATAACAGATATCTGTGTAAATCCTTTTTCTATAGCAGCTGTGTAAACAATAGGTTTAAAGGCAGAGCCCGGCTGTCTTTTTGCCTGAACTGCTCTATTATATTTTGATTTAATAAAGTCGTATCCTCCAGATAAAGCCCTTATGGCCCCTGTTTTAGGATCAATGGAAACAACAGCAGTTTCCAGATATGGGACAAACTCAAATCTGTTATCTCCAAGATATCTTACATACATAGGAATTCCTGCTTCTGCATTTTTCAAACTTCCAAAGAATTTAACTTTTCCTTCAATATCTCCTATTTCAAAGATTATCTCTTTCCCTTTGACAGCCTTGATAACAGATAGATAAATATGATTTTTTAACAGTTTCTTTACCTTTTGATTCCTGTAATCCTGAAGAAGTTTATTCAGCTCATCTTCTGTTAACTTTGGAAAACCCACCTGCTGCTGCAGTATTTCTATATGATCTTTTACTATGTAATGGGTATCCCTCAGCAGATCTTTATCTGCTGTTGTGTATATTTTGT
This genomic stretch from Persephonella hydrogeniphila harbors:
- a CDS encoding penicillin-binding protein 1A; the encoded protein is MGIALFVYINTRNLPDVRNLEHWKPSQVSQVFASDGSLLTEFFIQRRQYVTIDKIPDHVKNAFVAIEDRTFYENPGIDIWGILRAAFINLTSGRIVAGGSTISQQLIKNLFLTPERSFRRKFKEMILAIKLNQVYPKDKILEMYLNQIYLGHGAYGVESAAQVYFGKHVWELNVCEAAVLAGLPKAPSKYDPYKNPDGALQRRNAVLQSMVEEGYIDIYTAKECYEKPIVLREKDEEDVNIHDYFTEMVRLWFADRYGTDELYKGGYKIYTTADKDLLRDTHYIVKDHIEILQQQVGFPKLTEDELNKLLQDYRNQKVKKLLKNHIYLSVIKAVKGKEIIFEIGDIEGKVKFFGSLKNAEAGIPMYVRYLGDNRFEFVPYLETAVVSIDPKTGAIRALSGGYDFIKSKYNRAVQAKRQPGSAFKPIVYTAAIEKGFTQISVIDDEPVAIWDPDRFEEWIPRNYEGEYHGKVTLREALTKSLNAASVNLFLEVGYEPVISLAYKLGIKTKIPRVPSLVLGSIDVSPLELASVYSTFANNGVRCEPYFIEKVEDPNGNIIYQHEKKCERVIPEDVNSVMVDLLKAVIKEGTGKKAKILGFPVAGKTGTTNDYTDAWFAGFSTELTTVVWVGYDFKKKIGWRMTGAKAALPIWIDLMATAHADKEVADFELSPDTVYIPIDTETKTLSDGICPSEDILFIKGTEPKIDCSGNIIIKPIYEKEENEFLFDINPEDTGESNGL
- the trpB gene encoding tryptophan synthase subunit beta; this encodes MGYNFPDSKGYFGIFGGKFLPETLIPALEELEEKYEKIKNDGDFQRELVYYLQEYAGRPTILYYAHRLTEAVGGAKIYLKREDLLHTGAHKINNTLGQVLLTKRLGKKRIIAETGAGQHGVSTATAASLFGLECVVYMGEEDAERQALNVFRMRLLGARVEIVKSGSRTLKDAVNEALRDWVTNVRTTHYVIGSALGPHPFPVIVRDFQSVIGRETKEQILEIEGRLPDAVVACVGGGSNAIGMFYPFIQEENVRLVGVEAAGYGLETGQHAASINGGSVGVLHGMKSYFLQNEWGQIEQTHSISAGLDYPGVGPEHAYLKEIGRAEYITATDEEALEGFMLLSRTEGIIPALESSHAVIKGVEIAKEIGKGGIVVINLSGRGDKDVQQVKNFLDTNSDIHTKLEDNLKTKYRI